The Bacillus sp. F19 DNA segment TTTATATAGTCTATTTAAGGAACTAGACTCTGCATGGCATAGAAACCCGCCAGTTAAACTGGTACGGAGAACCGTATCATAAGAATCAGCCGCCTTCAATGATTCCCCAAACCTTGTAGTAAGCGAGTTCCGAGTAATCAACCGCCCACTATGATTCCCCCAAAAACCTAAAGTAGGCGTTATCCGTTATATCAATCGGTGGTTTGCTTTTTGCTGATGCTCAATTCTCTGCTTCAAACTTATAGCCTACACTCCATACAGTCTGAATCAGCTTTGCCTCATCCTTTAATTTTAGCCGCAGGGTTTTAATATGAGTATCGACCGTCCTGCCGGTGCCTTTATAATCATCTCCCCAAACAGACTGCAGAAGCTGATCACGGGAAAAAACAGTCCCTTTATTTTTTGCGAGAAGTGACAGCATCTCAAATTCTTTTAGTGTTAAGGAAAGCGGCATACCATGTATGCAGGCACGAAAGGCCATGGAATCCAGAACGAGCGGACCTATAGATAATTCTGTGTTCTGCTTGGTTGAGTAATTGGCTCTTCTTAACACGGATTCAATCCGTGCAAGCAGCTCCCCGGGATGGAAAGGTTTAACAATATAATCATCCCCTCCAAGCTTAAGACCATGAATTTTATCCCATTCTTCTCCTTTGGCAGTTAAAAAGATGAGAGGGATGTTATAAGATTTCTTCAATTCTTCTGCAAAAACAAATCCATCCATAAAAGGCATCATCACATCTACAAGGATAAGATCAGGTTCTTTCTTTGAAATAAATTCAAGGCCTTCCAGACCATTAGAAGCTTCCAATACCGCGTATCCATCTTTATGTAAAAAAGTCTTAATCAATGATCTCATGGCTTCTTCATCATCTATTATCAATATCGTCGGTTCATTCACACAGAGTTCCCCCGCTGTTTTCATCATTTTAAATCAATTCTCTCAAGTCATTTTATAGGAAAAAAAGAAAATAGACAAAAAAAGTGATCCATATGAAAATAGGCACCGTTATTCCTCGGGCATCAGCTCCTATTGATGAAATTTTCCAGACTGCAGAAGGCCAGTATTTAAATCTGATTACGTGCTCGGGCACATTTAACCGTTCAGCTGGAACTCATGAAGAAAGACTCGTCGTGTTTGCTGAGTTGAAAAAAGAAAAGGAGATTAAACAGGAAGCACCTCCTGCCTCACCAGAAAATGTAGAGGTGACCGGGACATTTGTTACATGGCACGCTGTACGGAAGGAAAAAATAATGGGTTACCGAATTTACAAGGAGATAAAATAGGAAGTAAGTTTAAAAAAGCCGGAAGCATTTCATCGCATGAAAGAAAGAGCTTTACTGATGAAAATGCAGCAGATCACATTTATTACGTAACCGCAATTGATGCTTATGGCCAGGAATCAGAGCCTTCTGAACTCGCAGCCGTAAAATAATTTTTTTAGAACCGATCTGACGATACAAATCGGTTTTACTTTTTTAGAAGGGTAACTTCAACTTTTAGAGAATATACTTATTTAGCCATATATTCAGTAAAAAGGGGTTACACCATGACAAAACCAAATGTTACAGAACCAGTCATTATGAAAAAACGAAAGAGAGAGCTTTTTCTTGGAGCTGTCCTGTTCTTGATGCTGCTTAGTGCATGTATCGCTGTTTATCATTATTCAAAGCCGCTTCCCGCAGGGATCTCGCATGAAGGGGACATTCATTCTTCCGGTCAGGTAGAATTTTTATATGATCTTACCTTTGAAAATGGAGATAGCATCAAACATGATCAGGTTATTTTTAATCAGATTGAAACCATGATTGACGAAGCTGACGATTTTATCCTGATGGATATGTTCCTCTTTAACGATGAATATGACCGTTCCGCGAGCTATCCTGCTTTATCAAGGAGTTTAATGGAGGCTTTAATAGAAAAAAAACAGCAGGACAAAGAAGTTGAAATAACTGTTATTACAGACCGCATAAATACCTTTTACGGATCATATCCGTCTGAAATTGCAGAAAAACTGAAGGAACAGGGGATCCAGGTTGTGTTTACGGATTTGAAGCCGCTGAGAGACTCCAATCCTTTTTATTCAGGCGGGTACCGGACGTTTCTTCAATGGTTTGGAACGTCTGGCAGCGGCTGGATTCCAAATGCCTTCAGCCCGGACTCTCCGGATGTCACGCTGAGATCATATCTGGATCTTCTGAACTTTAAAGCCAATCACCGAAAAGTAGTGGTGAACGAGAAAGAGGGACTTGTTACTTCTGCCAATCCGCATGACGGCAGCTCGCTGCATTCCAACATTGCATTTCTCGTCAAAGGTGACATATTGAGGGAACTTGTTCAAACAGAAAAAGCCGTAGCGGACCTTTCAGGGGCAGAGATAGAGATTGCCGAAAGCGCAGCTGTTTTCAAACAGGCAGAATCCGGTGAGTATGATGTTCAGCTTTTGACAGAAGGTAAAATTAAAAAACATCTGCTTGATGAACTAAAAAAGACTCAGAAGCAAGAGAAAATTACGGTAGGAGCGTTTTATTTATCAGACCGCGACATTGTAGGAGAACTGCTTGCAGCATCAAAAAGAGGGGCTGATGTGAAGCTGATCCTGGATGCCAACAAAGATGCATTCGGACGCGAAAAGAATGGTGTCCCAAACAGACCTGTTGCTCATGAACTGGTTATGGAATCTGATCAAAAGATTAAAGTGCGATGGTACAAAACAAATGGGGAGCAGTATCATACAAAACTGGTCTTTTTTGAGAGAGATCAAGAGGCAACAGTGATTGGAGGCTCCGCAAATTTCACAAAGCGGAATCTGGGTGATTTTAACCTTGAAACGGATTTAAAGATAACGGGTCCTGAGGGCACTGGTATGATGGCAGATATCGAAGAGTATTTCCATACGATCTGGACTAACGAGTCAGGTACTTATACAGAAAATTATGAGGTCTTTGCAGATGATTCGTTTGGACTCCGGTTCCTATATCGCTTTCAGGAGTGGAGCGGCATCTCAAGCTTTTAACAAAACGGCAGCCTGTGAGCTGCCGTTTTGCTTTTAATACACTTTATAAGTTTGGCCGTAGTAAAGTTATGTAAGTAAAGACTTAGATTTAATACCGTAATTTACCTAAACTGAAACCGTTGTATTTGATTTTTTTGACTTTTATTAGATTTATTTGGGAAAATGATAATATTTTTGATAAAGAAGAAAGTATTTTATGCATAGTGGCAAGTATTGGCCACAAACTGGAAAGTAAAATCTTCATTATGGAAAGTAATGCAGAAAAAGAACGATCTGCCGTCAGCAAATCGCTCTTTTTTTCACTTTACATTAATGTGAACAGGCCCCTTAATTCGGACTGGAGGTTCATTTACTGAAATTTCGGTGCGCGGGGGCCGTTTTCCGCCAAAGACGGCACCAACCTGTTTAATCGAGCTTGTTACATTATGAATCATTTCTCCCACATCCTGTGCGGATTCAAGCAGCGGATCGACGGTTTTAATTTTCCCTTTTACATCAACGGTAATCTGGTTAGCTGTATGTATCAGCTGCTCTGCTTCTTCGGTCAGGCCATTTACCGCATTTCTGACTTCAGCAAGCGTCTTGTTTGTTTCATCAAGTGTGACCATCCCTTTTTTTAATGTCCCGACCAGATTGACTGCAAGAAAAATAAATGCGCCTGATGCTCCTGCTACACTCAATTTTATAAGCATTTTTTCACTCCTTTTTACTTTCACTTTATGTTTTTCCGGGAGCGTACATTCCTATATTTAATAGATAGAAATTTAATGGGCAATTACGGTAAACTATTGGTGGTATAGACAAAGAGCATGAGTGACAGAAAGGGATGAACAGATGTTCACGATCAGAAAAGAAACAGCTGCTGACATTGCTGCAATAAAAGAAGTGAATGATGCAGCATTCGGTCAGGAAAATGAAGCAAATTTAATTCATGAAATAAGACAATCTGAGTCCTTTGTGCCAGAGCTGTCATTAGTTGCCGAGAACGAAGAAGGAGAAGTCATTGGACATATTTTGTTCAGTAAAATAATCATCGAAACGGAAAACGGGGAGGTGCCTTCACTAGCCCTTGCACCTATGGCGGTTAAACCAGGGTTTCAGAAAGAGGGCGTAGGTTCTCTGCTGGTACATGCAGGACTGAAACACTGCAGAGAACTGGGTTATTATTCAGTCATCGTTCTTGGACATCCGGAGTTTTATCCTAAGTTTGGTTTTGTTCCTGCAAGCAGCAAAGGAATTAAGCCGCCGTTTGAGGTTTTGGATGAGGTGTTTATGCTGACTGAGTTAAAGCCGGGTGCGCTTGATGAAGCATCAGGTGTTGTCAAGTATCCGCCTGCTTTTATGAATGTGTGATCTTGTCCTGATTTTCAAAATTATCATTATTTAGTGTTGACATAAATTCAGATTACCTTTAAGATAAGAGTATACAAATCGAATAGTTCTCCTAAAGGGGAGTAGCTTTTACAATAGAGTCGTCATTTCGAAGCATTTGCTTCCGGCCCTATTGGCAACCATAACGTTGTTAGCAAGACCTTTACCTATAACGGTAAAGGTCTTTTATTATTTTTCAGATAAAACCTTTGCCGGATCACAGGCAAAGGTTTTTTATTCGAAAAAATGTCATGGAAGGTGAGATGGAAAAAATGAAAAAAGTCAGAGGTTCAATTGAAAAGCTTATTAGAGAAAACAAAGAGGAGCTGCTTAAAGATAAACGCCAGCTCGAAAAAATTGAAATACGCATAGATGATAAATATTCAAAAGGAAATTCATAAAGGGAGGCATGTCCAATGATACTCAGAAAATATATGTCGATTTTAGGAATAGGCTCAGCGCAGATTGATCTTATTCTTCCAAAGGAAGAGTTTCAGCCGGGAGAATGCATAAACGGTTATTTTTTAATTAGAGGCGGTGTCATTGAGCAGCAGCTGAAACGGATTGATTGTGATTTAGTTATGGCAGATTTGACATCACGAACTGAAAAGGTTATAGAAACAGCCAATATCTTAACGTCGAAACAAATTGAGTCAGATGAACAGAACCGGATCGATTTTATTTTCCGATTGCCTGAAGATTTAGCGGCTTCCACTGAAGAGAGGTCGTATTACTTTAATACAAGACTTGTTTTTGATGAAGGTGTAATCAGTAAGGATCAGGATTTTATTACGATAAAGGAGGACTAATTAGATGGAAATGACAATGTTAATGGAATATGGTTGGGTTCTTCTCCTGTTAATTGTGATTGAAGGGCTGCTCGCAGCAGATAATGCCCTTGTGTTAGCCATCATGGTGAAGCATCTTCCTGAAGAGCAAAGAAAGAAAGCCTTATTTTACGGTCTTGCAGGGGCGTTTGTTTTCCGCTTTGGATCCCTGTTCGCCATTTCTTATCTCGTTGATGTATGGCAGGTTCAGGCAATTGGTGCTCTTTACTTATTGTTCATCGCAGCAAATCATATATTGAGAAAGCTTGTTTTTAAGAAAAAAGAAGATGAAGCCAAACCGGCCGACAAGAAAAAGTCCGGATTCTGGACAACAGTGCTTAAAATAGAGCTTGCGGATATTGCCTTTGCAGTTGATTCAATTCTTGCAGCCGTAGCTCTTGCGGTTACCCTTCCAAATACGAGTCTGCCTCAGATTGGCGGTTTGGACGGGGGCAAGTTTCTCGTCATTTTTGCTGGAGGAATCATCGGACTTGTGATCATGCGATTTGCGGCAAACTTCTTTGTGGAGCTGCTTCATAAGAAGCCTGGCCTGGAAATCACAGCCTTCGCAATCGTGGGATGGGTCGGT contains these protein-coding regions:
- a CDS encoding response regulator transcription factor, with the protein product MNEPTILIIDDEEAMRSLIKTFLHKDGYAVLEASNGLEGLEFISKKEPDLILVDVMMPFMDGFVFAEELKKSYNIPLIFLTAKGEEWDKIHGLKLGGDDYIVKPFHPGELLARIESVLRRANYSTKQNTELSIGPLVLDSMAFRACIHGMPLSLTLKEFEMLSLLAKNKGTVFSRDQLLQSVWGDDYKGTGRTVDTHIKTLRLKLKDEAKLIQTVWSVGYKFEAEN
- a CDS encoding phospholipase D family protein, with the translated sequence MTKPNVTEPVIMKKRKRELFLGAVLFLMLLSACIAVYHYSKPLPAGISHEGDIHSSGQVEFLYDLTFENGDSIKHDQVIFNQIETMIDEADDFILMDMFLFNDEYDRSASYPALSRSLMEALIEKKQQDKEVEITVITDRINTFYGSYPSEIAEKLKEQGIQVVFTDLKPLRDSNPFYSGGYRTFLQWFGTSGSGWIPNAFSPDSPDVTLRSYLDLLNFKANHRKVVVNEKEGLVTSANPHDGSSLHSNIAFLVKGDILRELVQTEKAVADLSGAEIEIAESAAVFKQAESGEYDVQLLTEGKIKKHLLDELKKTQKQEKITVGAFYLSDRDIVGELLAASKRGADVKLILDANKDAFGREKNGVPNRPVAHELVMESDQKIKVRWYKTNGEQYHTKLVFFERDQEATVIGGSANFTKRNLGDFNLETDLKITGPEGTGMMADIEEYFHTIWTNESGTYTENYEVFADDSFGLRFLYRFQEWSGISSF
- a CDS encoding DUF948 domain-containing protein codes for the protein MLIKLSVAGASGAFIFLAVNLVGTLKKGMVTLDETNKTLAEVRNAVNGLTEEAEQLIHTANQITVDVKGKIKTVDPLLESAQDVGEMIHNVTSSIKQVGAVFGGKRPPRTEISVNEPPVRIKGPVHINVK
- a CDS encoding N-acetyltransferase, with translation MFTIRKETAADIAAIKEVNDAAFGQENEANLIHEIRQSESFVPELSLVAENEEGEVIGHILFSKIIIETENGEVPSLALAPMAVKPGFQKEGVGSLLVHAGLKHCRELGYYSVIVLGHPEFYPKFGFVPASSKGIKPPFEVLDEVFMLTELKPGALDEASGVVKYPPAFMNV
- a CDS encoding FbpB family small basic protein, with product MKKVRGSIEKLIRENKEELLKDKRQLEKIEIRIDDKYSKGNS
- a CDS encoding sporulation protein, with the translated sequence MILRKYMSILGIGSAQIDLILPKEEFQPGECINGYFLIRGGVIEQQLKRIDCDLVMADLTSRTEKVIETANILTSKQIESDEQNRIDFIFRLPEDLAASTEERSYYFNTRLVFDEGVISKDQDFITIKED
- a CDS encoding TerC family protein, encoding MEMTMLMEYGWVLLLLIVIEGLLAADNALVLAIMVKHLPEEQRKKALFYGLAGAFVFRFGSLFAISYLVDVWQVQAIGALYLLFIAANHILRKLVFKKKEDEAKPADKKKSGFWTTVLKIELADIAFAVDSILAAVALAVTLPNTSLPQIGGLDGGKFLVIFAGGIIGLVIMRFAANFFVELLHKKPGLEITAFAIVGWVGVKLLVYTLSHPELAVLPEGFAESPLWKITFYVVLVGIALAGWFLSKEKKAITPVDQVKNA